One segment of Pseudodesulfovibrio sp. 5S69 DNA contains the following:
- the larC gene encoding nickel pincer cofactor biosynthesis protein LarC, with amino-acid sequence MNIIYYDCFAGISGDMNLAALIDLGVDPEYLRTELDKLGLGDEFRLDVTEAARNGIRGTRVDVRLDAEAHDHDHGHDHAHPHDGHEGHAHAHGDAAGTGHAHGPHRTFADIREIIMGSSLADEVKETSLGIFRRVAEAEARVHGKPVDEVHFHEVGATDSIVDIVGAAICHHRLGVDAVWVSPVELGSGFVRCAHGVIPVPAPATVEILHGIPTVSGGTDMEATTPTGAAIVAELADEFTPAPAMTVTRTGYGVGHRESSQRPNLLRVHLAEVGRSSLSRTSRARLLQCNIDDMTGEMLGHAMDLLLERGAMDVHFTPIIMKKNRPATMLSLLCAEADEARFKDLLFRHTSTLGVKSFPLEKTELERRFDTLETPLGPVTMKRALLDGEVLRSKPEYEECREMARRNDIPLAEVYALIAGLEKA; translated from the coding sequence ATGAACATAATTTATTACGACTGCTTCGCCGGGATCAGCGGCGACATGAACCTGGCCGCCCTGATCGACCTCGGCGTGGATCCGGAGTACCTGCGCACCGAGCTGGACAAGCTCGGCCTGGGCGACGAGTTCCGGCTGGACGTCACCGAGGCTGCCCGCAACGGCATCCGCGGCACGCGCGTTGACGTCCGCCTGGACGCCGAGGCCCATGACCACGACCATGGCCACGACCACGCGCACCCTCATGACGGGCATGAAGGCCATGCTCATGCGCACGGGGATGCGGCCGGTACGGGGCATGCCCACGGCCCGCACCGCACTTTCGCGGACATCCGCGAGATCATCATGGGAAGCTCCCTGGCGGACGAGGTCAAGGAGACCAGCCTGGGCATCTTTCGCCGGGTGGCCGAGGCCGAGGCCAGGGTGCACGGCAAGCCCGTGGACGAGGTCCATTTCCACGAGGTCGGGGCCACCGACTCCATCGTGGACATCGTCGGCGCGGCCATCTGCCATCACCGGCTCGGCGTGGACGCGGTTTGGGTCTCGCCGGTGGAGCTGGGCAGCGGCTTCGTCCGTTGCGCCCACGGCGTCATCCCGGTGCCCGCTCCGGCCACGGTGGAGATCCTCCACGGCATCCCGACCGTCAGCGGCGGCACGGACATGGAGGCCACCACGCCCACGGGTGCGGCCATCGTCGCCGAGCTGGCCGATGAATTCACCCCGGCCCCGGCCATGACCGTGACCAGAACCGGCTACGGCGTGGGCCACCGGGAGTCGTCGCAGCGGCCGAACCTGCTGCGCGTCCACCTGGCCGAGGTGGGCCGGTCCTCCCTTTCCCGGACCAGCCGGGCGCGGCTGTTGCAATGCAACATCGACGACATGACCGGGGAGATGCTCGGCCACGCCATGGACCTGCTCCTGGAGCGGGGGGCCATGGACGTGCACTTCACGCCCATCATCATGAAGAAGAACCGCCCGGCGACCATGCTCTCCCTGCTTTGCGCCGAGGCGGACGAAGCGCGTTTCAAGGACCTGCTCTTCCGGCACACCTCGACCCTCGGGGTGAAGAGCTTCCCGCTGGAAAAGACGGAACTGGAGCGGCGGTTCGACACCCTCGAAACCCCGCTCGGGCCGGTGACCATGAAGCGGGCGCTGCTCGACGGCGAGGTCCTGCGTTCCAAGCCGGAATACGAGGAATGCCGGGAGATGGCCCGGCGAAACGACATT
- a CDS encoding aldo/keto reductase yields MHYRTMPKNGDKLSALGFGCMRLPMLDGEIDEKRAIAQIRAAIDNGVNYVDTAWPYHDGKSEPLLGKALKDGYREKVKVATKLPTWLIKNREDMDTFLNAQLERLDIDHIDYYLIHALSGPSWETIESLGIKDFLNKAVKDGRIVNPGFSFHGLSEDFQPIVDAYPWVFCQIQYNYLDTDFQAGTKGLEYAASKGLGVVIMEPLRGGNLALPTPPPAIADIWGLAETGRTPAEWALRWVWDHPEVTVVLSGMNVEEHISQNLAVAEVAEAGSLSRGELDLVKRAADTYRELMQVGCTGCGYCMPCPTGVQIPTCFDMFNKLHMFGNLAEAKHMYNAFAEGTVLQRRPGFASQCVECGECLEKCPQSIEIPEVLKRVAAELEG; encoded by the coding sequence GTGCATTACAGAACCATGCCGAAGAACGGCGACAAGCTCTCGGCTCTCGGATTCGGCTGCATGCGGCTGCCGATGCTCGACGGCGAAATCGACGAGAAACGGGCGATCGCCCAGATCCGTGCGGCCATCGACAACGGGGTCAATTACGTGGACACCGCCTGGCCCTACCATGACGGAAAAAGCGAGCCTCTGCTCGGAAAGGCCCTGAAGGACGGCTACCGCGAAAAGGTCAAGGTCGCCACCAAGCTGCCGACCTGGCTGATCAAGAACCGCGAGGATATGGACACCTTCCTGAACGCCCAGTTGGAAAGGCTCGACATCGACCATATCGACTACTACCTGATCCACGCGCTGTCCGGGCCGTCCTGGGAGACCATCGAGTCCCTGGGGATCAAGGATTTCCTGAACAAGGCCGTCAAGGACGGGCGCATCGTCAATCCGGGGTTCTCCTTCCACGGACTGTCCGAGGACTTTCAGCCCATCGTCGACGCCTACCCGTGGGTCTTCTGCCAGATCCAGTACAACTACCTCGACACGGATTTCCAGGCCGGTACCAAGGGGCTCGAATACGCGGCCTCCAAAGGCCTGGGGGTGGTCATCATGGAACCCCTGCGCGGCGGCAACCTGGCGTTGCCCACGCCGCCTCCGGCCATCGCCGACATCTGGGGCCTGGCCGAGACCGGCCGGACTCCGGCGGAGTGGGCCCTGCGTTGGGTCTGGGACCATCCGGAGGTCACGGTGGTCTTGTCCGGCATGAACGTTGAGGAGCACATCAGCCAGAATCTGGCCGTGGCCGAAGTGGCCGAGGCCGGTTCCCTGAGCCGCGGCGAGTTGGACCTGGTCAAGCGCGCGGCCGATACCTACCGCGAGCTCATGCAGGTCGGTTGCACGGGCTGCGGCTATTGCATGCCGTGCCCGACGGGTGTCCAGATTCCGACTTGCTTCGACATGTTCAACAAGCTGCACATGTTCGGCAACCTGGCCGAGGCCAAGCACATGTACAACGCCTTTGCCGAAGGCACGGTCCTGCAACGCCGGCCCGGTTTCGCCTCCCAATGCGTGGAGTGCGGCGAGTGTCTGGAGAAGTGTCCCCAGTCCATCGAAATTCCCGAGGTGCTCAAGCGGGTCGCGGCCGAACTGGAAGGTTAG
- a CDS encoding MarR family winged helix-turn-helix transcriptional regulator produces the protein MHPDTITAFDQDSPGRRFSIIQRLSLIYLSGPMSETGISKSKIPYLMKILSTPGIVQEDLTNYLCLDRAATARALQSLENNGFVYREEDPQDRRRKNVYPTPKAEGLQGEMVDILKAHNDVLLSGFTGEEQGLLVSLLDRVADNLRRNLDKPDRDAGM, from the coding sequence ATGCATCCCGACACCATCACGGCGTTCGACCAGGACTCTCCGGGTCGACGGTTCTCCATTATCCAGCGGCTGAGCCTGATCTACCTGTCCGGGCCGATGTCCGAGACCGGCATCAGCAAGAGCAAGATTCCCTATTTGATGAAGATATTGAGCACTCCGGGGATTGTCCAGGAAGACCTGACAAACTACCTCTGCCTTGACCGGGCCGCGACGGCACGGGCCCTCCAGTCGTTGGAGAACAACGGCTTCGTCTACAGGGAGGAGGATCCGCAGGACCGCCGCCGGAAGAACGTATACCCGACCCCGAAGGCGGAAGGCCTGCAGGGGGAAATGGTCGACATCCTCAAGGCGCACAACGACGTCCTCCTTTCCGGCTTCACCGGGGAGGAGCAAGGCCTGCTCGTGTCGCTGCTCGACAGGGTGGCGGACAACCTGCGCCGCAACCTGGACAAGCCCGATCGCGACGCCGGCATGTAA
- a CDS encoding cytidylate kinase family protein: protein MKANLGVSPISCIPYIYSLKYDMTIGELTILMNTLFVVAQFLILRKKYTLLHLSQLVAVTVFGFCIDLALYVIGNLNVSAYVWQVLLCLLSCLFIAFGVFLLVKANLTYLPGDGFAVVVSDTFNKPFGKLKVSLDSSMVVIGLVSSLLFFHRLDGIREGTVIAALLVGSLVRFYNGRISWLDAWLGYEAAGQADSGLLPEGPGRHLVVTISREYGSGGHGIGQAIARKLGIDFYDKELINITAEKSGFTEDYIRENEQKLAGTLLDELYMQNYAYVKDELPPSDVLFLVQSKIIRDVSSRGPCVIVGRCANFILKQNPHCFNVFVHANDAYRRSKIIREYGVESLISGKELDKLDRERANYCLEYTGEDWRDSANYHITIDSSLYASDDEIADKIIEMIPEDVLHPQPAPDALPTAA from the coding sequence GTGAAAGCCAATCTGGGAGTCTCTCCCATTTCGTGCATCCCGTACATCTACAGTCTGAAGTACGATATGACCATCGGCGAACTGACCATCCTGATGAACACCCTGTTCGTCGTGGCCCAGTTCCTCATCCTGCGGAAGAAATACACCCTGCTCCACCTTTCGCAACTGGTCGCGGTGACCGTGTTCGGCTTCTGCATCGACCTGGCCCTGTACGTCATCGGCAACCTCAACGTCTCCGCCTACGTGTGGCAGGTGCTCCTGTGCCTGCTGAGCTGCCTGTTCATCGCTTTCGGCGTCTTCCTCCTGGTCAAGGCCAACCTCACCTACCTCCCCGGCGATGGTTTCGCCGTAGTCGTCTCCGATACCTTCAACAAGCCATTCGGCAAGCTGAAGGTCTCGCTGGACAGCTCGATGGTCGTCATCGGCCTGGTCAGCTCCCTCCTGTTCTTCCACAGGCTGGACGGCATCCGCGAAGGGACCGTCATCGCGGCCCTGCTGGTCGGCTCCCTCGTCAGGTTCTACAACGGCAGGATCTCCTGGCTCGACGCCTGGCTGGGCTACGAAGCGGCCGGACAGGCGGATTCCGGCCTCCTGCCCGAAGGTCCCGGCAGGCATCTCGTGGTCACGATCTCCCGCGAATACGGCAGCGGCGGGCACGGCATCGGCCAGGCTATCGCCAGAAAACTGGGCATCGATTTCTACGACAAGGAACTGATCAACATCACCGCCGAGAAGAGCGGCTTCACCGAGGACTATATCCGGGAGAACGAGCAGAAGCTGGCCGGCACGCTGCTCGACGAACTCTACATGCAGAACTACGCCTACGTGAAAGACGAGCTGCCGCCGTCCGACGTGCTCTTCCTGGTGCAGAGCAAGATCATCCGCGACGTCAGCAGCAGGGGCCCCTGCGTCATCGTGGGACGTTGCGCCAACTTCATCCTCAAGCAGAATCCCCACTGCTTCAACGTCTTCGTCCACGCCAACGATGCGTACCGCCGGTCCAAGATCATCCGCGAGTACGGCGTGGAGTCGCTGATCTCGGGCAAGGAACTCGACAAGCTGGACCGCGAACGGGCCAACTACTGCCTGGAATACACGGGCGAGGACTGGCGGGATTCGGCCAACTACCACATCACCATAGACAGCTCGTTGTACGCCAGCGACGACGAGATCGCCGACAAGATCATCGAGATGATCCCGGAGGACGTGCTGCACCCCCAGCCCGCCCCGGACGCACTCCCCACCGCCGCCTAG
- a CDS encoding AraC family transcriptional regulator produces the protein MSKNETAEISAARSALAKRIYRWTEDSDNLVPTVPGLRLVRYEAPTEPMSAMYEPCICLVAQGAKRVRLGDEEYVYDENHMLITSVGLPVMANIVRASKETPLLSLVLKIDLRMATQLMVDSNLPLPRNRQPGRGMAVCEVSEQLIDSFLRLIDLMDTPEDIPILSPLILKEILYRLLMSDLGPRLRQIATAGSHGQQIARAVNWLKGNYTKQLKVERLARETGMSISTFHHHFRALTAMSPLQFQKWLRLHEARRLMLVESQDATTAALQVGYESPSQFSREYKRQFGAPPLRDIKNLHQMGQTEVVSGVA, from the coding sequence ATGAGCAAAAATGAGACGGCCGAAATCAGCGCGGCCCGTAGCGCCCTGGCCAAGCGGATTTACCGCTGGACGGAGGACAGCGACAATCTGGTACCAACGGTGCCCGGCCTGAGGCTGGTCCGGTACGAGGCCCCCACCGAGCCCATGAGCGCCATGTATGAACCGTGCATCTGCCTGGTCGCCCAAGGGGCCAAGCGCGTCCGGCTCGGCGACGAGGAGTACGTGTACGACGAGAACCACATGTTGATCACCTCCGTCGGCCTGCCGGTGATGGCCAACATCGTCCGTGCGAGCAAGGAGACCCCGCTCCTCAGTCTGGTCCTGAAGATCGACCTGCGCATGGCCACCCAGCTCATGGTCGACAGCAACCTGCCGTTGCCCCGCAACCGGCAGCCGGGCCGGGGCATGGCGGTATGCGAGGTCTCCGAGCAACTGATCGACAGTTTCCTGCGCCTGATCGACCTGATGGACACCCCGGAGGATATTCCCATTCTCTCGCCGTTGATCCTCAAGGAAATCCTCTATCGCCTGCTCATGAGCGACCTGGGCCCGCGCCTGCGCCAGATCGCCACGGCAGGCAGCCATGGACAACAGATCGCCCGGGCCGTGAACTGGCTGAAGGGGAACTACACCAAGCAGCTCAAGGTGGAGAGGTTGGCCAGGGAGACCGGGATGAGCATCTCCACCTTCCACCACCATTTCCGGGCCCTGACGGCCATGAGCCCCCTGCAATTCCAAAAGTGGCTCAGGCTGCACGAGGCCAGGCGCCTGATGCTGGTGGAAAGCCAGGACGCCACCACGGCCGCCCTCCAGGTCGGGTATGAGAGCCCGTCGCAATTCAGCCGCGAGTACAAACGCCAGTTCGGCGCCCCGCCGCTACGCGACATCAAGAACCTGCACCAGATGGGACAGACCGAGGTCGTTTCCGGGGTGGCGTAA
- a CDS encoding MBL fold metallo-hydrolase, translated as MLLRGTTNHEDTEKAMILFCVLIALLVVSGCFYMGRARFGRLPQGERLDRISQSLNYRDGIFHNREPIPQIVEGGGGFGLWLKFLLRDGEGLTPPEALPVVKTDLKTLDPNADAVVWLGHSSYFIRLGGKAILIDPVLSDHASPVSFSTRAFDGTTIYTPEDMPVIDYLLISHDHWDHLDYDTVTALRPKIRHVVTGLGVGAHFARWEFPDEMVQEADWGEAVPAGDGLTVYVLTARHFSGRLFDRNRTLWASFALETPDRRVFYSGDSGYGSHFKEIGERFGEFDFVMVDSGQYDAQWPYVHMMPEQAAQAAEDLRTRAAMPSHAGRFNIAFHSWDEPFRRFVAAGSGKSYRLVTPKIGEVVDLGDQSQQFSPWWELGEKKPSAAR; from the coding sequence ATGCTGCTGAGGGGAACAACCAATCATGAGGACACTGAAAAGGCCATGATCCTGTTTTGCGTGCTTATCGCGTTGCTCGTCGTCTCCGGCTGTTTCTACATGGGCCGGGCCAGGTTCGGCAGACTCCCCCAGGGGGAGCGGCTCGACCGGATTTCCCAATCCCTCAACTACCGGGACGGGATATTCCATAATCGCGAGCCCATCCCGCAGATCGTCGAGGGCGGCGGGGGGTTCGGGTTGTGGCTGAAATTTCTCCTGCGCGACGGGGAAGGCCTGACGCCCCCGGAGGCTTTGCCGGTGGTCAAGACCGACCTCAAGACATTGGATCCGAATGCCGACGCCGTCGTCTGGCTCGGCCACTCTTCCTATTTCATCCGTTTGGGCGGCAAGGCAATCTTGATCGACCCGGTGCTCAGTGACCATGCCTCCCCTGTCTCTTTTTCAACCCGGGCATTCGATGGAACCACCATCTATACTCCCGAGGATATGCCGGTCATCGATTACCTGCTCATCTCCCATGATCACTGGGATCATCTTGATTACGATACGGTCACGGCCCTCAGGCCCAAGATACGTCACGTGGTCACAGGGCTTGGGGTCGGCGCGCATTTCGCCCGCTGGGAGTTCCCTGACGAGATGGTTCAGGAAGCGGACTGGGGCGAGGCGGTACCGGCGGGAGACGGCCTGACCGTTTATGTCCTGACGGCACGCCATTTTTCCGGGCGGCTCTTCGATCGCAATCGCACCCTGTGGGCTTCGTTCGCATTGGAGACCCCGGACCGCCGGGTCTTCTACAGCGGCGACAGCGGGTACGGTTCTCACTTCAAGGAGATTGGGGAGCGATTCGGGGAGTTCGACTTCGTCATGGTCGACAGCGGTCAGTACGACGCGCAATGGCCGTACGTCCACATGATGCCCGAACAGGCGGCCCAAGCGGCCGAGGACCTGCGGACCCGGGCGGCGATGCCTTCCCATGCGGGGAGGTTCAATATCGCCTTCCACTCCTGGGACGAGCCTTTCAGGCGCTTCGTTGCGGCGGGAAGCGGCAAATCGTATCGGCTGGTGACCCCTAAGATCGGCGAAGTGGTCGATCTCGGCGATCAATCGCAGCAGTTTTCCCCGTGGTGGGAGCTTGGGGAAAAGAAGCCGTCCGCTGCCCGTTGA